A segment of the Corylus avellana chromosome ca2, CavTom2PMs-1.0 genome:
GCATCGGTTGATCTTCAATGAAGAGGTAAACAAGAATCATGAAAAATTACTCTGCGATGGCTGCGAAAATCAAATATCGGGTTCTAATTACAGTTGCAAAAAGTGCTCCTGGTTCATTCTTCACAAATCCTGTGCACAACTGCCCCGCCAGTTGGAGCATCCGTTGCACCCCAATCCCCTTCGTCTCATCCATGCGTATTCCTGGAAGAGGCAAATCAAATGCGATGGTTGCAATACAGAGGTTCTCTGGGGCTTGATTTACCATTGTTCTGACTGTAATTTTAGCCTTGAAAGTAATTGCGCTTCTCTACCCCTCACCGTCCAAGCTGAAATCCATGAACACCCATTGACCCTCTTGCGGagatctctctctttcacttgcGACGCTTGTGGGAAACAAGGCAAAAGCATGTTTTACTTGTGTGCTATTTGCCCATTCTTTGTTCACTTGCAATGTTCTTCCGACCCATTGCTTGTCAAACATGTTCGTCGCAGCGATGCTCTGAACCTCACCAATCCCCTTCAAGATACGGATCCCATGGAATCGACAAGTATGCTAAAATGCAAAGATCCGGGGTTTGATGAATCCATTGATTCATTGACATATGTTGTCAAGAAATCAAAGCTGGGAGATGACAAAGTTGAAATAGCCGTGGAAATCAAACATTTCAGTCATGAGCATGACTTGAAGCTAATTGATGAGCAGcttgagaaagaggaaaaatgtGACGGGTGTTTGTGGCCTGTCGACCCTCCATTTTACACTTGTACTCAATGGAGATTCTTCCTTCACAAATATTGTGTTGAATTGCCGAGAAAAAAGTCACACCCACTTCATCGGCACCCCCTCACTCTCCTTCCAGAGCCACCGTATGTTCCTTCTTTTTGTTGCAATGCTTGTGGGCGTGATTGTAATGGCTTCGTCTACCGTTGTGACAGATGCAACTTCGACCTTGATGTCCATTGTAGTTTGATATCTGACAAATTTATCCATGAAGGTCATGATCACCGACTTGTTCTCTCCTGCTCATCATATTCTGGTAAGTGCAGTTCTTGTGATTCTCAAGGACAAAGCTTTCGTTGCCGTCATTGTAAATTTAATCTGGATTTCAAATGCGCTACACTGCCGCCTACCATAAGATACGATCCATTCGAAGTAACGTATGTActttgttttgaatttgaagATGATTATCGTGAAGAATTTGAATATTATTGTGATATGTGTGGAGAACTACGATTTCGAAATCATTGGTTCTACTATTGTTTTGATGGAGGTTTTGCTGCTCATCCCGATTGCATTCTTGGGAAATATCCATATATTAAGTTTGAGAAGACTTATACATTTGACATGCACGAACATCCTCTCACTTTTGTTGACAAGAGCAAGGGCCCCCATCCTCTATGTGATAAATGTGGTGATTCTTGCCATGATAGGACTTTTGAATGTGCCAAATGTAATTTCAGTCTTCACCACCGGTGCTTGATCACAAATGTTCCCATATGAGAACGAGTAGTAGTAGGAACTGTCTTAAAACTTCTATTATCGATTTTCTCGTTGATTATTAATCAGAATTACCTTTTCAGtattgttatttaataattaactgtttttcttgcctttttttttttaattattgtttggGTTTGATTTTCATAGTTAAATTTGGGAATAGGTAACAAACCTTGAAGCTAACAagtgttgtttttcgtttgacTGGAAACCTTAGTTGAGGGGGAATGAGTTTTGGTGCTAAAATTATGGAAAGATGATTTTTCTGTGTGTGTGAAAAGTGAttgttgaatttcttttttgctGTCAAATGTGAACTTTTCATAAATATCAGTTAGAATAATTGGGTTGGCTTGGCTCCCACTTAGTTCCCTGATGCAGTTTGCAATTTGCAGAAAGCCCTCTATGGGCTTAAGCAGACCCCTCATGCATGGTATTCTCGTTTGAGTTCAAGAATATTTGAGATTCATTGGTTCCAAGTCAGATTCATCGATATTTCTCCTTATTTCTGGCAGTCTACAAGTGTTTCTGCTTGTGTATGTGATGATTTCATCATCACAAGCTCTACTGCCAGGTAAATTGATAACCTGATCAAGGAACTATACTCTGATTTTGCAATTAAGGATCTAGTTAGGTcctttgcatttctttttaggGGTTGAAGCTACATGGAAAAATGGTGATCTTTATCTTACTCAACATCGATACATTACTCATCTCTTGAAGAGGACGAACATGACTTGCTAAGCCTATCTCTTCACCCATGTCTCCATCCTCTGTTCTTATACCAAGATTGCAATCTTATCTCACATCGAATCCCATTTTTCATGCTTTGAATGAAGCACATAGAAATTCACTATCATTTTGTCCGAAATAGAGTTGCAGCCAATGCATTCGATGTACGTTTCCTGTCTAGCGAGGATTAGCTTGCTGATGTTCTCACAAAGCCTCTCACGGCTTCCATTCTTAAAATCCAACCTCAACGTTTGTTCCTCAGCCTCGAATTTGAGGGGGCGTATTGGATTAGAAGAGGATAACATCAAGCTCAACAACTCAGTCAAGGATAATGTATAGCAGACTTTAAGTCACTCTAATTTGAATTATGTACATCAACTTGTAAATGAGATATCAATGCTGCTAACGAGTATGGTGTTGCTGTTGGAAATTACTtgataattcaaattttaagtcATTGGTAATTTAATGTATATCTTATCTTAAGTCATTGataatttaaactttaagtCATCTATAATTTGAATCATGTACATTCACTTGTAAAGGAGATCACATTATGTGATACAATTATAAATACAATCACTGCTCTACACATTCAGTAGGCAGAAGAATCATACACAAAACAAGTATCACAAAACAAGTATCATGAGATGACAAAATCTTTCTATTAGGACCACCATAATTCGACTCatcattttttcaacaatttctcCATCAAACAACTGGTGAATGCTTCCCCTGCCCACCGTCTTCTTCTAACCTCTTATGAAGGTGAGGACAAAAGAATTTTAATACAAATCTTGAGTAGAACTCATCCTTGAAAACTGGCTTACAATGGtgcccaagagcttatatatCCAAAATTAAGATTAGACTTAAACCATGTGGGACATTAGGATTGTAACATACCACTACGCCTTTATGGCCGACGTCCACGGCGGCCCACTCTATTGACACTGACCCGATGGTAGCTCTTTCTCTTTTGGTGGTTCCACTCAtctatcaatattttaatttaaccAATAGGTCGCCCCTTCGTGACTCAAACCCTTCGACATGGTGGctagctctaataccaaatgatacaaactttggGTAGAACTCACCCTTGAAAACCGGTTTACAAGGGAAGGGTGCTCAAGAGCTTATATACCCATGGTTAAGATTCGACTGAAGTCATGTGGGACAATAGGATCGTAACAAATCTCCACATGGTAGATTTATGAGTTGAAAGCTAAAACTCTCCGGCCGCCTCAGCAAAATAACGATTTTGGTTTGGTGAACCgttcactcaccaaatgaataaaaaataataaaaaatttctctcttcctttctatttttttgaaaaagtttaaaaaaaaaaagaaaaatttgaaaaaaaatatttaaatggaacaGTAAAAgttgattattaaaataatgaaactagtgttttaaaaagtttggtagtaaaaatagagaaaaagtgTACTTTTGACTATTTAAGTGAATAAAATTTGATGAGACTGTTAATAATACTTTAAATagaaaacttatattttgtaaagaaaacatatttaattaaaaagataaatgattcacgtcaatatttttctcatattttatctatttcatcttacaaatcaacattaaatttgtaaacttatgtggACCTCACACAAATTTAGTGGTGgacctcacaaatctaatagttaatctattaaatttgtaagagaatataagaaaattatagaCCCCaacatatttaaatatattttttttttaaaaaagaaaagaataatttgattcaaaatgaaaaaaagaaagctgCGAGTGCGGGGATTGCAATGACTTCAAAATTTCCAATAAATTGAGTCACAAGACGTAACCAACTTTACgtgaaatatataaataataaaagcgGTCTAGACGTGGCATTTTCTTGGCCGTAAATGTCAAAATTGCCGATCCCTTACAGTTATCGGAAGGGAACTGGGGTTGGACTTGGGAGCTGCATTAACCTTTGAAGCGAAAATCAGATTTGttcaaacttaattaaaaagagtgCAAATTCATGTGAGTATTAATTACTTGACGCCTTCTTTTATGTGATTTGAgtatcatttcttttattgtttgtttagaCGTTGAATTGTGATGCATTTAATAATTTGGTTgtgtgtattttatttttggtgatgAGTAGTTTTGAAGAGGATTGTGTGGTTTTCTTGCAGAGTACGGTTGAAGGCTGCACTCTGTGAGAGTAAGTGCGAACATTAATTTGGATCGCTCGATCTTTTTCCAACAATTAAGCTCAAACTCTGCAAAATACATCCATCCGGATCCGTCTTCATATTTCAGgtatttttgcattttaaaCCAATAATCCTTCCAGTCAACACCGCAAAACAAATATCCTTATCACTAATAAAAGAGTTCCCTTGTACATAAATAGAGAGGGAGatggagagagagggggaggtTCTACATTTCCTCCACGAGCATCCGTTGATCTTCAATGAAGAGCTAAACAAGGACCGTGTTGGAAGAATATTTTGCCATGGGTGCGAAGAACAAATATCGGGTCCTAATTATAGTTGCGAAGAGTGTTCTTGGTTCAACCTTGACAAATCATGTGCACAATTGCCCCGCGAGTTGGAGCATCCGTTGCACCCCAGACATCCCCTTCTTCTCACGAATTCCTATTCCTTAGAGGGGGAAATCAAGTGCGAAGGTTGCAATACAGAGGAGGATCTACGGGGCTTCATTTACCATTGTTCTCACTGTAATTTTAGCCTTGAAACTAAATGTGCTTCTCTACCGCTAACCGTCCAAGCTGAAATTCATCATCAACACCTATTGACCCTCGTGCGGAAGTCTATCTCTTTCACTTGCAACGCCTGTGGGGAAGAAGGCAAAGGTATGTTTTACTTGTGTGCTATCTGCCCATTCTTGGTTCACCTACAATGTGCTTCCTACTCATTGCTTGTCAAAATTATCCGTCACAGCCACCCTCTTCACCTCACCAATTCCGTTCAACATCCTCAGCTCAATCAATCTGACCATCGACTTTGCCTGCTCTGTGTTAAAATGGTGAATACAAACTACATGCTTTATTATTGCTCTACTTGTGATTTCGTTACCCATCTTCATTGTGCTGCAAATAAGCTAATGTGGGATGAAACATCTGTGCCGGAATCTAGTGATACGGAGTCCACTGAATCAACAAGTACGCTAAAATGCGAAGATTCATATGTTGTCAAGAAATTCAAACTAGGagaggacaaagttgaaatagcTGTGGAAATCAAACATTTTTGTCATGAGCATGACTTAAAGCTTATTGATGAGCAGCTTgataatgaagaaaaatgtgACGGGTGTGTGTGGCCTATCTACCCTCCATTTTATACTTGTACTCCATGCACATTCTTCCTCCATAAATCTTGTATTGAATTACCTAGAAAAAAGGCACACCCACTTCATCGGCATTCCCTCGTTCTCCTCCCCGAGACACCTTATGTTGGTAAGTGTTGTGGTTGCAATGCTTGTAACCGAAAGTGTAATGGCTTCGTCTACCATTGTGACAAATGCGACTTCGACCTTGATGTCCATTGTAGTTTGATATCTGACATCCTTAACCACGAAGGTCATGAGCACCGACTAATTCTCTACAGCACATCAAATTATGAAAAGTGCAGTTCTTGTGATTTTGAAGGAATAATCTTTCGTTGCCCTAATTATGAATTTACTCTAGATTTTCGATGCGCTACACTACCACTTACCACAAAATACGGACCGTACAAACAATCGTTCGCTCTTTGttatgaagatgaagatgattgTGATAATAAGTATTATTGTGATATTTGTGAAGAACCACGAGATCCAAAACATTGGTTCTACTATTGTGCAGATCTCGAATTTCCTGCTCATCCAGATTGCATTCTTGGAAAAGAGCCATTAATGAAGTTTGGGAGGACTTAGCAGTTTGGCACGCACGAACATCCCCTCACTTTTGTTGACAAGAGCAAAGGCGTTCATCCTCCATGTAATAAATGTGGTCATTCTTGCAATGATTGGACTTTTGAATGTGTCAAATGTAATTTCAATCTTCATCATTTTCAATTGTGCTTACTATGATTGGTGTTTCGGTCTTTCTAGCCGGTGTCAATTGTAATTTCTAGTTGGTGTTCAAAAATCTACAAGGAAAATTGTTGGATTATTAATCAAAAGTATCTTTCTAGTgtcattattaaataattaactctttttcttaccatttttattttattgtttgtgtttgatttttataGTTGAATTAAAAAAGGGAGAAGATCAAATTGGAAAGGATAAATGTTAAAGCCCAGAAAGCTTTGCATTAATTCAAGAAGATATTATACCTTGTTGCTTCAAAAAAGACGAAGAAGAAACAGTTTCCTTGTTGCTACCTAGCTTTCACAAGGACTAGTAACTTATGTTACCAATCCCTCCCTTGAATCTTGATGAGTCActcaggaaaaacaaaaaacaaaaaacaaaaaaacactccTCCTTAGAGTACATGCGATTATGTTAAGAATGTTTGTTTTCCATCCAAATGACTTGGCGATTATAGTAAGTTATGAGTTGAGTACATGCGAATACGTTATGAATTTTTGTTGGGTGTAAAAATATATTACACGATATGAATGtctttcattaaaaaacaataaataaaaataaaaatatgctaAAATAACATTTCACAATAATTGATGGAGTCCGTTGAAAACATGCACTGTATACGTGTTTAAATTTGAATGAGAGATTTTATAAAAGTTGAAtgaaattgtttattaatttttttttttttggctactgattctttgaattgtttattaattcaATTGGGTAGGTTTTCAGGATGCTTGGAAATGCTATATATCTACTATGCCATGACTTAAAAGCTTCAAACAGAAATTCATAGCTTTACAGAGGTGCCTCAATAAAGTCTTTGACAATACTTCTACCTATAACAAATTATAAGATATacatttggttttgaaatttcaaacgtaacaaaattaaatcaaactaacaaacttAAATCAAAGATAAGATATTATCTAATATTTCATTTGAGTTGGTCTTCAGCTTTATCTCTACTTGTTTTATCTTGTGTATTCAAAACTGAGGAAATTATTCCAATAGTCATGTGTACctccattaaaaaaatgaacagaGCCTAGACAAAAGTACTATATTAGCATTTTGGTTTACAAAATTTACCATCTGTGACAGTTTTTTAAACCGAATTAGCCATTTGGTTCAAAATctttttacaaaaagaaaagatatagaaatATGCTAatattacaaacaaattttacaaattgatgtgtcacaatataattgagttttttt
Coding sequences within it:
- the LOC132172501 gene encoding uncharacterized protein LOC132172501, whose amino-acid sequence is MERPMELRHFIHRHRLIFNEEVNKNHEKLLCDGCENQISGSNYSCKKCSWFILHKSCAQLPRQLEHPLHPNPLRLIHAYSWKRQIKCDGCNTEVLWGLIYHCSDCNFSLESNCASLPLTVQAEIHEHPLTLLRRSLSFTCDACGKQGKSMFYLCAICPFFVHLQCSSDPLLVKHVRRSDALNLTNPLQDTDPMESTSMLKCKDPGFDESIDSLTYVVKKSKLGDDKVEIAVEIKHFSHEHDLKLIDEQLEKEEKCDGCLWPVDPPFYTCTQWRFFLHKYCVELPRKKSHPLHRHPLTLLPEPPYVPSFCCNACGRDCNGFVYRCDRCNFDLDVHCSLISDKFIHEGHDHRLVLSCSSYSGKCSSCDSQGQSFRCRHCKFNLDFKCATLPPTIRYDPFEVTYVLCFEFEDDYREEFEYYCDMCGELRFRNHWFYYCFDGGFAAHPDCILGKYPYIKFEKTYTFDMHEHPLTFVDKSKGPHPLCDKCGDSCHDRTFECAKCNFSLHHRCLITNVPI
- the LOC132172379 gene encoding uncharacterized protein LOC132172379; translated protein: MEREGEVLHFLHEHPLIFNEELNKDRVGRIFCHGCEEQISGPNYSCEECSWFNLDKSCAQLPRELEHPLHPRHPLLLTNSYSLEGEIKCEGCNTEEDLRGFIYHCSHCNFSLETKCASLPLTVQAEIHHQHLLTLVRKSISFTCNACGEEGKGMFYLCAICPFLVHLQCASYSLLVKIIRHSHPLHLTNSVQHPQLNQSDHRLCLLCVKMVNTNYMLYYCSTCDFVTHLHCAANKLMWDETSVPESSDTESTESTSTLKCEDSYVVKKFKLGEDKVEIAVEIKHFCHEHDLKLIDEQLDNEEKCDGCVWPIYPPFYTCTPCTFFLHKSCIELPRKKAHPLHRHSLVLLPETPYVGKCCGCNACNRKCNGFVYHCDKCDFDLDVHCSLISDILNHEGHEHRLILYSTSNYEKCSSCDFEGIIFRCPNYEFTLDFRCATLPLTTKYGPYKQSFALCYEDEDDCDNKYYCDICEEPRDPKHWFYYCADLEFPAHPDCILGKEPLMKFGRT